The following coding sequences lie in one Notolabrus celidotus isolate fNotCel1 chromosome 6, fNotCel1.pri, whole genome shotgun sequence genomic window:
- the pias1b gene encoding LOW QUALITY PROTEIN: E3 SUMO-protein ligase PIAS1 (The sequence of the model RefSeq protein was modified relative to this genomic sequence to represent the inferred CDS: inserted 6 bases in 5 codons; deleted 2 bases in 2 codons), with protein MAESAELKQMVMSLRVSELQVLLGYAGRNKHGRKHELLTKALHLLKAGCSPAVQMKIKELYRRRFPTKMVSPVDLALPGVHSASSLPAGLAQLGFDSHGSPSPLLPVSLLGPKHELSLPHLPSALHPVHPDVKLQRLPFYDVLDELIKPTSLVSDNSQRFQEACYAFALTPQQVQQISSSMDISGTKCDFAVQVQLRFCLSETSCPQEDHXPPNLCVKVNGKPCNLPGYLPPTKNGVEPKRPSRPINITSLVRLSTTVPNTIVASWTSEIGRSFSMAVYLVRQQSSAVLLQRLRAKGIRNPDHSRALIKEKLTADPESEIATTSLRVSLLCPVTGKMRLTIPCRSMTCSHLQCFDATLYIQMNEKKPTWVCPVCDKKAPYEHLIIDGLFMEILNSCSDCDEIQFKEDGNWCPMRSKKEVQEVSGSYNGVDSGKFSRSDSHEXKRGSTDNGKKVDVIDLTLDSSSEDELDDEPPPKRPCPSLSPVSXPPNKGVLNLHSQGSPVSRAPSMPPVETSYIPPPPRLIQDYRHYYHSTSDLPDLNFFSFLQGDNQHYNMVMAAAAAASASEDHDLLLNRFLPYSSSQMMREQPGTPGSSTLVATNGGSTVAAPVXLVSSSSLRDRDKDRDRDSHSISGLSRSSVEAAAAXLGSMSDVISLD; from the exons ATGGCGGAGAGTGCGGAACTGAAG CAAATGGTAATGAGCCTTCGAGTTTCGGAGCTCCAAGTGTTGTTGGGATACGCAGGGCGAAATAAGCACGGACGCAAACATGAACTTTTGACCAAAGCCCTCCACCTACTTAAAGCTGGATGCAGTCCAGCTGTGCAGATGAAGATTAAAGAGCTCTATAGACGACGCTTCCCAACCAAAATGGTTTCACCAGTGGACCTGGCTCTCCCCGGAGTTCACTCTGCCTCCAGCCTGCCCGCTGGCCTCGCTCAGCTGGGATTTGACAGCCACGGTTCCCCTTCGCCTCTGCTACCTGTGTCTTTACTTGGGCCGAAGCATGAGCTGAGCCTGCCGCACCTCCCCTCCGCCCTGCACCCTGTACACCCAGATGTCAAGCTTCAGAGATTGCCATTCTACGACGTGCTGGATGAGCTCATTAAGCCCACCAGTCTGG TTTCAGACAACAGTCAGCGGTTCCAGGAAGCATGTTATGCCTTTGCATTAACACCACAGCAAGTTCAACAAATCAGCAGCTCCAT GGACATATCTGGGACCAAATGTGACTTTGCTGTTCAAGTACAGTTAAG ATTTTGTTTATCAGAGACAAGCTGTCCCCAGGAGGATC TTCCCCCAAATCTGTGTGTGAAGGTGAATGGCAAACCCTGTAATCTCCCG GGATATCTTCCTCCAACCAAAAACGGAGTTGAACCAAAAAGGCCCAGTCGCCCCATCAATATAACCTCTCTTGTCCGACTGTCCACCACAGTTCCTAACACGATTGTGGCGTCGTGGACTTCGGAAATTGGGAGG AGTTTTTCCATGGCTGTTTATTTGGTAAGACAACAGTCGTCTGCAGTGTTGTTGCAAAGACTACGGGCCAAAGGAATAAGAAACCCAGACCACTCGAGAGCTCTGA TCAAAGAGAAATTAACAGCTGATCCAGAGAGTGAAATTGCCACCACCAGTCTACGAGTCTCTCTCCTGTGTCCTGTAA CTGGGAAGATGAGGCTGACAATCCCCTGCAGATCGATGACATGCTCTCACCTTCAGTGCTTTGATGCTACACTTTATATCCAAATGAACGAGAAGAAGCCCACTTGGGTGTGTCCCGTCTGTGACAAGAAGGCACCATACGAGCACCTCATTATTGACGG ATTGTTTATGGAAATCTTGAATAGTTGTTCTGATTGTGATGAAATCCAGTTCAAAGAAGATGGAAACTGGTGTCCCATGAGGTCAAAGAAAGAGGTGCAGGAGGTGTCC GGTTCCTACAATGGGGTAGATAGTGGTAA ATTTTCCCGGTCAGACTCGCACG CCAAAAGGGGGTCCACTGACAACGGCAAAAAAGTTGATGTGATCGACCTGACTCTGGATAGCTCGTCAGAGGACGAGCTTGATGATGAGCCACCTCCCAAAAGACCCTGTCCCTCGCTTTCGCCCGTCT CACCTCCAAATAAAGG AGTACTAAACCTACACAGCCAGGGCTCACCTGTGAGCAGAGCTCCCAGCATGCCCCCTGTGGAGACTAGTTAcattcct cctcctccacgTCTTATCCAGGACTACCGCCACTATTATCACTCAACTAGTGACCTGCCAG ATCTGAatttcttctccttcctccaAGGGGACAATCAG CATTACAACATGGTAATGGCTGCCGCAGCAGCTGCATCAGCGTCAGAGGACCACGACCTGCTCCTCAACCGCTTCCTGCCCTAcagctcctctcagatgatGCGGGAGCAGCCAGGCACTCCTGGGAGCAGCACGCTGGTGGCCACTAACGGAGGCAGCACAGTGGCAGCACCAGT GTTGGTGTCTTCGAGCAGTCTACGGGATCgagataaagacagagacagggacagcCACTCCATCTCAGGATTGTCGAGGTCCTCGGTGGAAGCTGCAGCGG ATTTAGGCTCCATGTCTGACGTTATCTCTCTCGACTGA
- the morf4l1 gene encoding LOW QUALITY PROTEIN: mortality factor 4-like protein 1 (The sequence of the model RefSeq protein was modified relative to this genomic sequence to represent the inferred CDS: inserted 3 bases in 3 codons): protein MAPKQDPKPKFQEGNHFSSAVFSGPLLYEAKCVKXNIKDKQIKYFIHYSGWNKNWDEWVPESRVLKYVDSNLQKQKELQRANRTDHYVEGRMXGAAPNKKIPAPPQKNDVKTKKNKQKRKYILTWAGEGTSSGGEPTHPPRKKRARVDPTVESEETFINRVEVKVKIPEELKPWLVDDWDLITRQKQLFHLPAKKNVDTVLEDYANYKKSRGNSDSKEFAVNEVVAGIREYFNVMLGTQLLYKFERPQYADILANHPDTSMSQIYGAPHLLRLFVRIGAMLAYTPLDEKSLALLLSYLQDFLKYLVKNSASLFNXSDYEVAPPEYHRKAV, encoded by the exons ATGGCGCCGAAACAGGACCCGAAACCTAAATTTCAAGAAGGTAACCATTTCTCT AGTGCTGTGTTTTCTGGGCCATTGCTCTACGAAGCTAAG TGTGTTA ATAACATAAAggacaaacaaatcaaatactTTATTCATTACAGCGGGTGGAATAAGAA CTGGGACGAATGGGTTCCTGAGAGCCGAGTGCTTAAGTATGTGGACAGtaatctgcagaaacagaaagagctTCAAAGGGCCAATCGTAC AGACCATTATGTGGAGGGAAGAA AGGGTGCTGCGCCGAATAAGAAGATACCTGCTCCACCGCAGAAAAATGATGT gaaaaccaaaaagaacaaacagaagCGTAAGTATATCCT CACCTGGGCAGGAGAAGGAACAAGTTCAGGAGGAGAACCAACCCATCCTCCGCGGAAAAAGAGGGCACGAGTTGACCCAACAGTTGAAAGT GAGGAGACCTTCATAAATCGAGTAGAAGTTAAAGTAAAAATTCCAGAGGAGTTGAAACCATGGCTGGTGGATGACTGGGACCTGATAACACGGCAAAAACAG CTTTTCCACCTTCCTGCCAAAAAGAATGTTGACACAGTCCTTGAAGATTATGCAAACTACAAGAAATCGAGAGGAAACTCTGACAGCAA AGAGTTTGCTGTAAACGAGGTGGTCGCTGGTATCCGGGAATATTTCAATGTCATGCTTGGGACGCAGCTTCTCTACAAATTTGAGAGGCCGCAGTACGCAGACATCCTCGCCAACCATCCAGACACATCTATGTCTCAGATCTATGGCGCTCCTCACCTACTCAGACTCTTTG TGAGGATTGGAGCGATGCTGGCGTACACTCCGCTGGATGAGAAGAGCCTTGCACTGCTGCTCAGTTATCTACAGGACTTCCTCAA GTATCTTGTAAAGAACTCTGCTTCGCTCTTCA GCAGTGACTATGAGGTCGCCCCTCCAGAATACCACAGAAAGGCAgtgtaa